The Bacteroidales bacterium sequence CTCAGGGCCCCACCCCAAAACAACTGATTTTCCTGGTTCAGGTAAGATACATATCCACCGAAATCATATATTTCACCCTGAACCTGAAGATTGGTTATCAACTGATGACGCTTCAATACATCACTCCAGTAAGCGGTCACCCCGCCTGAAGCGTAGGTACCGAACTGGCTTGATCCCACACCCACACCTGTACTTCCTATATAATCAAGTTGAAATTTGGGATTGTAGGGCTTCTCTGTAAATGAAGTATCCGCTATGTATGGATGGCGCTCCAGATTGGGCCCCACAATACTTAACACCCTTCCCCTTCCGGGAGGTAATAGGGAAGCTCCTTCATCGGCAAGATTCCTGTCTACCTGAATCCGTTCAAATTCTTCCGGTTTGGCCATATGAATGGAATAAAGGTCATCCCCGTAAAGCGTATAGGCAATTTCACCGGTTTTGGAAGCAACACTATATGCAGGAGCGAGATCCGTAATTCCGCTTATGCCCGTAACAAACTCCGTTAACCTGAAAACACGCCCCGTATGCAGCTCATACTCGTAAAGGTTTCTATACCCATCCGCATGAGAAAGAAAATAGACCGAGCGTCCGTCAGGAGAAAATTGCGGACTCAAATTATCGCTTTCGGGAAAAACAGGCAAAACCTCAACCTCCCCTGTTGCAACCTCCATCATACATAACCGGTATTTGCCATAGAAGGGCGTGTTCAAATCCGTATCCGGCCCTCTTTCGGAGATAAAAGCTATCTTATTTCCATCGGGAGACCACGCAGCCTGAAGGTCGGAATATGTATCATTGGTAAGCTGATCAATTCTACCGGATGACAAATGATAGCTAAACAGATCACTCTGACCATCCACCAGGCCACTCAGAAGAATTTTATCTCCGTCAGGTGACCATTCGGGATTATCAAAAGCCTGAATGCCTTTTAAATCTATCTGCTCCACAACTTTTGCTCTATTCCTTTCCACATTGGCAATGAGCAGCCTGTTTCTGCCCCTGCCGATGGTTGTCATGACATATCGGTCCCCTCCGGGGGAAAAAGATCCTGCCGATTCAATGTAATTGTAATTGTCAATATCACCCTGCCTCAATGTGCTGCTCAGTGTTTTGATAACCTTTTTGTCTTCCGTACGGGCCATCAAAATATCCACATTAATTACATTTTTATTGGAGATATACGTCATGTACCTGCCATCGGGACTCAGAACAGGAGATAAATTCAGTTCGCCCGAATTTTCAGGGGTAAACATGTTTCTTCCCACCGGTTTTATGGTATCTCCCCCGATATAAGGTGCGTAAGTTTCTCTGACTGATTTCTGCCACATGGAGGACAAGCTGTCGGTATTCATCCCGAACAGAGAATTCACAGCCTGCTCAATGCCAAATCTAGCTGTAGAAAACAATACCGGTTCGATCATGGCATCTCCCCATACACCGGTAACAAAAGACCAAAAAGCATGGCCATAACGATAAGGAAAATAATCATAGGGCTTTCTCGTCATATCTTTGATGGTGGGGATATCATCATGTATAACGGCATCCCGCATCCACATGGCAGTCTTATTGTCCGCCGGACCGATGGATAAGTATTCAGCCATCCCCTCAATCATCCATAAAGGAATGTTGCTGAGCGATTGCAGACCCAGTGTATCGTTTGTTTTAACCACATTATACTGAAATACGTGAACCATCTCATGACCCAGTACATGATCGGTTTCTCTGTTGGAGATCATAAATGGCATAATTACTCTTTTCCTGAGGGCCTCCGTGACACCCCCGGTTCCTACGCCTATATCACCGCCGATTACAGTTGTTTGCTGAAAATCCGGGTGGTTGTTGTACATAATAAACGGATTGTTAAGAATGGTATCCCTAAAAATGGCAAAATGGCGATTATACCACTGTTCGCTTTGTCGGCCCAGTCTCTTTATGGCATCATTATGTCCCATATAATTATAAATCTGAAAATGATCCGTTTCATAGATTTCAAATCCAAATTTTTCATAATTCACTTTGTTTTGTCCAAAGTATTGGCCATAGGAAGGAAAGGACATAATGAAGAGGCTCAAAAAAAGCAACATGTTAGGAAAGAACACTATCGGTTTCATTTTTTTAATAATTACTTTAAGAAGGGTCAATAAAAAATTATATCAAAGAATATACCAATTGTTTAACTCCGTATAAAAAGAAATGTTTTAAAGGAGAATTATTTTTTATGCCTTACCGGTCAAATTCTTGCTTTTTGTGGCAAAACTCGCCCGGTAAGGTACTTATGATTATAAAGTGAAACTTGTTTGTTAGGTTTCAACTCACAAACATTAATTTAACAGGAACGGATTGCCTACGCCCCCAAAGCATTCAAAGAAAGGAACATACCCTGTACTAAGAGGATTACCAGTATAAGGGCTACAGGGTAAACAGAGGAATAAGCAACTACGGGGCGCTCGGATTTATCAATCTCCCGGATAATATCAAGCCCGGGGGTAAAAGTCATCCCACCACAAATAACGCCAAAGCATTCACTGATGGGGATTTTCATATAAAAATGCCCTACCAGAAAGCTAATCAGCATGGGAACCACGGCAAAAAGAATAGCATACAGTGCATAATAGATAGCAGTAAAATCGAGTGATTCGACAAAACTCTGGCCGTTATCAAAGCCCAGGTGAAGGTGATTGAACTTTACCTCTGAATCACGCAGATTATAGCAAATCTCGTCCTTTATGTTGGGTTTTATCTTTAAAGGAGTGAAAGCAAACATATAAACAAGTCAAAAGACAACAAAATTAAAGGGCTGCCTGCCAGCAACCCTTTAAAAAACGATCAATTTTTTCTTCACTTATTAATCATCGTCGTCATCGTCATCGTCGTTATCATCGTCATCGTCGTCATCATCGTCATCCTCGTCATCATCGTCATCGTCGTCGTTGTCATCGTCATCATCGTCATCGTCTTCCTCAAATTCAGAATGATCATCCAGATAGTCTTCGAGCTGGTCTGCCAAATTTTCATTGTAGTTTTCATTGATCAGAATGGTTCCGGAATCATCAATGTATGCGCCATCAAGGTCAATGCTGCCGAACAAGGCGTTCAGATCGATTCGGATGAGCAGGTTTTTGATATCCTGATCGTTGATTTGAATTCCCTGTTCATTTTCTACTTCAAAGTCTATGGATTCAGTCGTGTGAAACACCACCGGAAAAACTTTTCCGTCAGCGTTTGTGTAACGGGCTTCGATATAAACCGAATGACCGTCTTCAGGAACAGGCTCGATTTCGGCTTCCAGTTCGTGATAGATTCCCGGTTCTATTGCGATAATTTCTGAAAGTGTGGTACCGGTGAGCAGATTCAACTGATAGGGGCCTTCAAATTCGTATTCCCTTTCTTCAGTTCCGTCGTCATCGTCATCACTTTCAATCTCGATTTCCCTGATGCCTACCATGGCACTGTCAAATTCCAGTGTATTATTGGTAGCTTTTAGCATATCTGCAACATGAACTGCCTGAAATTTTAGGGTTACCTGGTTATTTCCGGTTTCTTCATCCTCATTACAGGCGGTAAACATCACCAGCAGGCTTAAGGCGGTGGCTAATAAAATTTTAATTTTCATAATTTTTTTTAGTTTTTATGGTTATATTTTCTATACTATCAGACGCAACAATGTACCAAAAGTTGGAATGCGAAAATATTTTTTTATAAAAAGTATTCGAAACAGGCACAAACGTCCGCTTGTGCCTGTTTGGTTTATTCACTGTTAACCCAGGCTCCATCTTCTTTTAAAATACCGGTTGGGGACTTGATTCATCTGATTTCGGCGATGGGATTTTCTTCAAAGAATTTGTTGAGTTGGTTTTCAAAATCGAAAATATCATCGGCATAGATTTTTTCAACACCTTTTAACCCGAATAATTCAATGAAGATACAGAGATGTTGCCACCCATATTTGGATTACCCATAGCATAATCCACCGGAAATATGCTGATATCCCAAACGGGGCAAACCGTTCACAGTTCGTTTGCACTTCAATGGACAATTTAATTCAATAAAAAAATCCCGGCGAATGCACGGGATTTTTTGAACTTTCAGGGCTTTGCATTACAATCATTTTTTAGGCCTTATGATTATAAAGTACAAGTTGTTACTTAATAAAAGCCTCTGGTTTTAAAAGGCGCTTTCATGCCGGATTATTTTACATTCTGCTTTACCCGGTTGACTAGTCTTTCCGAGGGCCTGAAGGCAGGAATGTAATGTTCCGGTATAACAATTTCCTTGTTTTTACCAATATCCCGAGCTTTCTTTTGTGCCCGTTTTTTAACGATAAAACTCCCGAAGCCTCTCAGATAAACATCTTCACCGCCTATCATGGATTCTTTTACGGTCTCCATGAAAGCTTCAACTGTTTCCTGGATTGTTTTCTTTTCGATACCGGTTTTTTGGGCGATTTCGTCTACAAGTTCTGCTTTTCTCATTTTTTAAATTTTTAATGGTTGACAATTAAATGAATTCTTTGCAAATATAAAACTTTTATTCATAAATGATTGTTGCAATGAGTTTTTCACAGTTAACCCAGTCTCCATCCTCTTTTAAAATACCGGTTGGGGAGTTGATCCATCGGATTTCGGCGGTGGGATTTTCTTGAAAGAATTGGTTGAGTTGTTTTTTAAAATCGAAAATATCATCGGCATAGATTTTATGTTCCTTCATGGATTTGAATTTTCCTTCGCTTTTTTACGGGAAATTTTTTGATGTGTTACGGCAGATAGGGAATTTGAATAGAGAAATAAAGTGTATATGCACTTTAGCCAAACGTTCAAGAGACCATTAACTTTCTAATAACTTCTATAAGGTCATTTTTATCTATAGGTTTGGAAAGATATGCATCAAATCCCTTATCCAGCAGTCTTTTTTTGTCGTTTTCATAAGCATAAGCAGTTAGGGCAATGGCCGGGATCCCGGGATGCATTTCTCTGATTTTCGATAAAGCTTCAATTCCATCCATAACAGGCATCTTAATATCCATCAGGATGAGACCGATTTCATCTGATTTACAAAATTCCACGGCTTCTGCTCCGTTTTCTGCATATATCATTTCTGCATTTGTGTCCTTCAGTAGTTCCTGTAACACTCTATAATTTGAGAAATCATCTTCTGCAATCAGAATTTTCTTGCCTGATATATCAGTGGCTGAGACTGATTTTTCCCGGCTTGAGGAGGGATCTTTACTAACCTGGTAAGGAAGCCGGAAAGTAACTGTTGCACCTGTGTTAACCTGAGAATCCAACCCAATGCACCCTCCGAGTTGTTCGGCAAGGCCCCTGGCAATAGACAGGCCTAAACCCAGACCTTGGAACTGTCTGTCCATCCCAGAGTCTCCCTGCCTGAACCTTTCAAAAATTGATGATTGTAACGCTTCGGGGATTCCTATACCGGTATCTTTTACATGAAATTCCAGATATTCCCGTTCATCATATCTGTATCCGAATTCTATGTATCCTGTCTCTGTATATTTTATAGCGTTATCAAGCAGTTTGGAGTATATCTGATGAACTTTATCAGGGTCTGAAACAAAGAAATCCTCACCATCTCCAAAATGTTTATGGGTGGTTATTTCAATGTTTTTATCGGAAGCATCCAATTTGCTTCTGGTTTCCTCCTGTAAATTATCGATCATCGAGTTCAGTGAAAATTTTTTCTTATCCAATTTAATCTGACCCGACTCTATAAAAGAAACATCAAGTATGTCGTTAATGACCGATAACAAATTTTTACCCGCTTCCTTTATGGCAGCGATAAATTCCTTTTTTTTATCTGCTTCCAGGCTTTCGTCGTCCAATAAAACAGAAAAGCCCAGTATGGCATTTAAAGGCGTTCTGATCTCATGGGAAAGATTGGCAAGGAAAGATGATTTTAATTTATCACTCTCTTCAGCTTTATTTTTGGCATCAAGCAGTTCTTTCTCATACTGCTTTCTTTCTGTTATGTCTCTTGCTACCGTTAGAATTGCAGGCTTGCCTTCATAGAAAATTTTTGTCGAATTGAGTTCAGTAGGTATTTTTGTCCCTTCTTTTGAAACATGGATTGTTTCCCCTTTATAACGTCCTTTTTTATCAAGTTTTTTAAAGATTCGGGGAGCTTTTTCAGCATAGGACTTTTCATCGATATCCATTGGTGTCATGGAGCGTATTTCTTCCCGGCTGTAATTCAGTCTTCTGCAAGCTTCGTTGTTGACTTCCAGGAAATTACCTTCTAAATCATGGATAAAGATTGCATCCAGGACAGAGTTAAAGACCAATTCAAATTCCTGCTCCTTTTGACCTGTAGTTATTTCCGCCTGATTCCTTTGAAGATATACAGTTAATTTTTTTGCTATTATCTCCAGCAGTACTCGTTCTTTACTGAGAAATGGCCCTTCATCTAACACGGGGAGTTCTTCCGGATAACACACTTGAATGGTGAGAGACCCCTGATCCTTGTCAAGTTCTTGATAAACGCTTTGTTCCCATTCAGTCTTTTTGAAATTTTCAGTGGTGAATGCTTTTCCGCCCCAGGTAATTTTCACACAGGCTTTTTCAGGG is a genomic window containing:
- a CDS encoding PD40 domain-containing protein is translated as MSFPSYGQYFGQNKVNYEKFGFEIYETDHFQIYNYMGHNDAIKRLGRQSEQWYNRHFAIFRDTILNNPFIMYNNHPDFQQTTVIGGDIGVGTGGVTEALRKRVIMPFMISNRETDHVLGHEMVHVFQYNVVKTNDTLGLQSLSNIPLWMIEGMAEYLSIGPADNKTAMWMRDAVIHDDIPTIKDMTRKPYDYFPYRYGHAFWSFVTGVWGDAMIEPVLFSTARFGIEQAVNSLFGMNTDSLSSMWQKSVRETYAPYIGGDTIKPVGRNMFTPENSGELNLSPVLSPDGRYMTYISNKNVINVDILMARTEDKKVIKTLSSTLRQGDIDNYNYIESAGSFSPGGDRYVMTTIGRGRNRLLIANVERNRAKVVEQIDLKGIQAFDNPEWSPDGDKILLSGLVDGQSDLFSYHLSSGRIDQLTNDTYSDLQAAWSPDGNKIAFISERGPDTDLNTPFYGKYRLCMMEVATGEVEVLPVFPESDNLSPQFSPDGRSVYFLSHADGYRNLYEYELHTGRVFRLTEFVTGISGITDLAPAYSVASKTGEIAYTLYGDDLYSIHMAKPEEFERIQVDRNLADEGASLLPPGRGRVLSIVGPNLERHPYIADTSFTEKPYNPKFQLDYIGSTGVGVGSSQFGTYASGGVTAYWSDVLKRHQLITNLQVQGEIYDFGGYVSYLNQENQLFWGGALSHIPYTYSSYGFNPYDSIQTGQGSIPVSNFIIRQFRIFNDQFSLFGQYPLSKQLRFESGATISRYSYMVQQYNNYYYGNLLIDRDKERMKEMEPDPFYVGNTYLAYVGDNSNFGITGPLDGYRHRFEIGKMFASYNLYNTMLDYRKYYYQNPFSFGFRVLHYARYGRDRNELYPIYIGDNYYVRGYAYNSYDQYGGYGFNYRDLNTMVGSKMGVFNAEARLPFTGPERLTFIQSKYLFTTLVGFFDGGVAAYEYRDIDFSWQPSGRKNTPIFSTGLALRLNLFGYAVLEGYLAYPFQRNDKDFVFGLYISGGGW
- a CDS encoding integration host factor subunit beta, which translates into the protein MRKAELVDEIAQKTGIEKKTIQETVEAFMETVKESMIGGEDVYLRGFGSFIVKKRAQKKARDIGKNKEIVIPEHYIPAFRPSERLVNRVKQNVK
- a CDS encoding response regulator; protein product: MSESYNENLSKEELIGKINNLQSQLKEEKQRNKSLENKLSERAFQLKEREKEFAGIYRITQLINDPDNTIDSVLEKAAVIISESYLYPEKACVKITWGGKAFTTENFKKTEWEQSVYQELDKDQGSLTIQVCYPEELPVLDEGPFLSKERVLLEIIAKKLTVYLQRNQAEITTGQKEQEFELVFNSVLDAIFIHDLEGNFLEVNNEACRRLNYSREEIRSMTPMDIDEKSYAEKAPRIFKKLDKKGRYKGETIHVSKEGTKIPTELNSTKIFYEGKPAILTVARDITERKQYEKELLDAKNKAEESDKLKSSFLANLSHEIRTPLNAILGFSVLLDDESLEADKKKEFIAAIKEAGKNLLSVINDILDVSFIESGQIKLDKKKFSLNSMIDNLQEETRSKLDASDKNIEITTHKHFGDGEDFFVSDPDKVHQIYSKLLDNAIKYTETGYIEFGYRYDEREYLEFHVKDTGIGIPEALQSSIFERFRQGDSGMDRQFQGLGLGLSIARGLAEQLGGCIGLDSQVNTGATVTFRLPYQVSKDPSSSREKSVSATDISGKKILIAEDDFSNYRVLQELLKDTNAEMIYAENGAEAVEFCKSDEIGLILMDIKMPVMDGIEALSKIREMHPGIPAIALTAYAYENDKKRLLDKGFDAYLSKPIDKNDLIEVIRKLMVS